The following proteins are encoded in a genomic region of Cryptomeria japonica chromosome 11, Sugi_1.0, whole genome shotgun sequence:
- the LOC131069675 gene encoding uncharacterized protein LOC131069675 → MEEGRETLGVKLRNFELRDVDDFMVWASDEEVTRLCMWETYRSREVAENYIQKTAMVHPWYKAICVGDRAVGAISLDRSADTTSCRAEIGYVVARRWWGKGVASQAVHLALSTAFVDMPGLERVEGLVEPHNLASQRVLEKAGFVKEGLLRKYRRAKGRTRDLYIYRFLDTDLRQST, encoded by the coding sequence ATGGAGGAGGGGCGGGAGACGCTTGGGGTGAAGCTCCGCAATTTCGAGTTGAGAGATGTGGACGATTTCATGGTTTGGGCGAGCGATGAGGAGGTAACCAGACTCTGCATGTGGGAGACATATAGATCGAGGGAAGTAGCAGAGAACTACATACAGAAAACAGCCATGGTGCACCCCTGGTACAAGGCTATCTGCGTTGGCGACAGGGCCGTGGGAGCTATCTCCCTCGATCGAAGCGCAGACACTACCTCCTGTAGGGCCGAGATTGGATATGTGGTGGCGCGCAGGTGGTGGGGAAAAGGCGTTGCCTCCCAGGCCGTCCACTTGGCTCTGTCCACGGCCTTCGTTGACATGCCAGGTTTGGAGCGCGTCGAAGGCCTGGTAGAACCCCACAATTTGGCTTCTCAGAGAGTTTTAGAGAAGGCCGGGTTTGTCAAGGAAGGGCTGCTCAGGAAATATCGTAGGGCCAAGGGAAGAACTAGGGATTTGTATATTTACAGGTTTCTTGACACCGATTTGCGTCAGTCTACTTGA